ATAGAGTCCTCGGTAGGAACCAAGTGCAAATAAGTAATGAGATGTAATACTTTCAGCCTCTCCAGTTTTAGAAACCAAAAACAGCTGCGGTAGGATCGCAACAGACTCCAAATAGATAGAAAATGTCCATAAGACCTGTAAAttcatttattgtttgttaGATAAAATCTtgaatatttacacattaaagaaatagattaaaaaaaagggTCAATGCATACATTCAAACAGTTCTGGCTGACAAATAtagtatgaatatataaaataaatttaacgatAAACAAAGTTCATCATTCGTCTGCTGATAATTTGTATGCTTATAAGATAATCTAGAGTAATGAAACATACTAACCTCCAATACAGTGAATTCACGATTAATGAGTAGCGCAAGTATCAAAGAGGGAATCAGGAGGAATTCAATCCTAAACGTGTCATGATTGTGGTCGTAGGTAGCTTTGAATTTGACATACATCAAATAAACTGTAGCATACGACGCTGCGATGAATACAATTTTCATAATAGTGTTATATGGCGACACGAATGTTGTAAGTAAGTCTAAATACCGCGTTGTGTATACTATCGAAAATAGTATTTGCGATTTTCCTGATATTCCtgaaaataataagataaatattaaaacatttacacTATACACTCCCCTTGTACTTAAAATAAACGTAACATGCCGGTCGTCATAATCACCTGCACATGATCTGgttttccatattttgagtaataatataattatagctagAAGATGGGACAAATCCGCTAGTAAACGAAATATATTCATGATTTGTTATTTTGCAGAGAAGCCTTAATTAGACGCCGCGTAAACTAACTTAACTATCTTCTCATTCAAGCAAAAATGACGTGGCTGTCTGACAAAGTATCGGGTGTTTACAGTTAAcaataatgtatttttgaatACTTGTACCAGAAAAACGAATTATTTCATTTCGACGCTGCTGAGTTGCTGTCAGCCACGGCTCTCAGCTGATTATGACAATgacatttatcttaaaaatatgaaattagtGAATTAAAAACCGAAATAAGTTTATActttagaattatttaaatataatgaatgtATTGTGAATAGAACGGTTAAAAGccgtaaataataaaacgaatgATGGTCAGAACTATCAACAGAATAATTCTTTGGAATTCCTATGCTTctagatttaaaatttataaaaggtataaaatttatatggttAGGTtaacttagaaaataaaataatagtaattctCAACTTTTTGGGAatgtagttaaaattttatcttatttatttcagttttattaaaagattttatagtTCTGAAAGTGGTTCTAAAACAATTGATGTGACTAAGATTAGAAATTTTAGTATAGTTGCACATGTCGATCATGGCAAAAGTACGTTAGCTGATCGTTTACTTGAACTCACTGGTGTTATTAAGCCGGGGAATGAAAACAGCCAGGTTCTAGACCAGTTGCCTGTAAGTCCTATACATTGTTGAAACCTACTTAAGTGTTGTTAGTGTATATACatgttgttaatattaattaaatgttgtcTAAAAAGTAtcttttaactttatatttatttatttatttattattattattatttataatgttttaatttaagcaattaaacaattttcatgaaataaACAACTTCAGTAGCTATGTgatataaaagtacaaaaattgtaataaactattgtctataaatatttataattacctttattttataaaatatatagtactaaatatattattatcatgaaAATGTCTTTCAGGTGGAGAGAGAAAGAGGTATTACAGTGAAAGCTGTAACAGCATCTCTCAATTACACATTTGATAATGAAGAATATCTTCTAAACCTTATAGATACCCCAGGTCATGTTGACTTTTCTAATGAGGTAATAATTAACTCttaaatgttcttttaatatcaaaatccaaatcgaaaatttatttattcatctaaACTTCAAAAGCGCATtagaattgttattttacaaagtATATTAGGTATTAAAGTAAAAGCAATATTGGTAGACATGTCCTAACATGATCAAATCAAACTTCATTCTTAAAACTCAAATGTATTTATCAAAGTAtaagacttatttttttttttactattagaGCAACattcagaaataaatattttcatatgaaat
This genomic stretch from Melitaea cinxia chromosome 10, ilMelCinx1.1, whole genome shotgun sequence harbors:
- the LOC123657402 gene encoding ER lumen protein-retaining receptor encodes the protein MNIFRLLADLSHLLAIIILLLKIWKTRSCAGISGKSQILFSIVYTTRYLDLLTTFVSPYNTIMKIVFIAASYATVYLMYVKFKATYDHNHDTFRIEFLLIPSLILALLINREFTVLEVLWTFSIYLESVAILPQLFLVSKTGEAESITSHYLFALGSYRGLYLLNWIYRYIVEDHYEVIAIAAGVVQTVLYCDFFYLYITKVLKGKKLQLPA